The segment AGGCAGTGGTTTCTGCTTCATCTGTTCATCCGCTGCATCAGAAGGCGAAGCTGTCAAAAATACTTCTCCTCCTCCAGCCTCCTCCCTGTTCAGCATAAGCGCAGAAGCCTCTTTCCTGTTTTCATCTGCCTGTGCCGGTACTGCCATTCCTGCTGCCATGGCAGCCGTAAGCATCCAGGCAAGTCCTCTCTTTGCAAACCATCGTTTTCTCAATCTCTCATTCCTCCTCTTCTCCCTGTTCTGTGTCCTTCCTGCTGCCTGCTCTTTTGTCCCTTTCTTTCCTTTAATCCTGCGGCATGACAAATGCAGGCCTCACCCCGAACGCCGCCGTCACATCCAGCTCCTCGTCTCCGGTTCCTCCCTCCGGCTTCACCCTCTGAGGGTGAATATTCCCCCGTTCCAAATCCACCCCATAGACGAAGCCCGTGTCAGGATTTTTTCCATCCCCCATAGGGCTTCTGAGCCAGTATCCCTTAGAAAAGGCCGAGATCTGACTTTCCGGATTGTCCCTGCTCTCTCCCTGAAATTTCCACAGAAAATCCCTGTATTTCAGCGCCTCGTCTACAGAGAGCAGGAAGAGCTTCCCCGAGAGCTTCTGATCTCCAATGGAATAGGGCGCAATACTGTTTGACCGGAAATCTCCAAATTCGCCCTCCGGTGTTTCTCCCATATACGCCGTGTCGTTTCCCACCTGAACCGTCTTTGCCAGATAGAGCTCCTGTCCGGCCTCATCCAGCCACTTTCTTACTCTGGAATATTTGTAATCACTGCTGTCCCCAAAATTTACAAGCGGCCCCGGCTGGAATACATATGCGTGGCTTCCGTCTGCCTGTTCCTCCAGAACGTAATCTGAGCCATAATTGGCAGGAATTACAGCTGTGCATAAGAACAGGGCTCCGGCCTCACCCGTCTGTCCTCCTGTATAATTTCGGTCAACGCAGCTGAACAGATATTTCCCGCCCTGCAGTTCACACTCCTGCAGGTCTCCTGTCTCCCAGTGAATTCTTTCCGTTCTCCCCGCATCCGGCTTTTTGAGCACAATCGCGGGCCGTATTCCATAATCACTGCCATCGGGATCCACAAGCTTTAGAGAACCGTCCAATCCAGCTCCCCACACTTTTCCCTCCCCGCTGTCACGCAGCAAAAAGGCTTCTCCTGAAATACGCTCCCGGTATTTCAGGTATTCCTCTCTGGACAGACTCATAGCGTAATCCGTCTCTCCATTTTCCGGTATCTCAATCCCCACAAGACTTCCCTGAAGGGAAATGCCATTCTGAATCCCGTCCCTGAAATACTTCCGTACCTGGCTGTCTCTGTACTCCGTTTCCCCATATCCTCCAAACCATTCAGCCTCCAGTGCCTGGTCTGACAGATAGAGCATTCCTCCATCTCTAAGTTCCGGAACATATTCCCTGTAATCCTCATCAATACAGGTAAAGGTCAGCTCCCTTCCTCCCAGGCTGACCCTGATTTTTGAGCCTGCTTCCTGATAAAAGGCTCTTGTCCTGCATCGGTCGCAGACAGAATCTCCATTTTCATCTCTGTGGCCCAGAGGAGCGGTATAAATTTTTCTCTCCTGCCCTGTCCTCCGTCCCACGTACAGCGCAGTTCCCCTGGACAGACAGGACGCCTCTGTTTTCCATCTCAGCTCCCAGTTATCCCCTCCCGAATCTTCCCGGTCCGTCCCGCGCAAGACGCTCATTCTGGCAATATGCCACACATCTTTGCCTATCCTCAGCTCTGCTTCCTCACAGTTCGAGTACACCGTGCCCTCTCCAAACCATTCTGCCAGGGCTGTTCCATTCGGCGAAAAATTTCTCCCGAATACATAGAAGGCAGCCTCCTTCCCCTCGTCGATCTGGGCTGCAATGCTGATAACCCGGCTGTCATTCTCCTCCTGTCCGGAAACGATAAACCGGGTGTCCGGCACAGACTCTGCCTTCTCTCCTGTAATAAGACTTTCGCACTGCCTCGCCTTTTTCAGAAACTCCGAAAACTCATCACCTTCCTCCATCGGCCCCATGTTCCGTTCCTCCTGAAAAAGCGCATTCTGCGGACTGGCTGTACTGATTTCACCTGTCTTCAGGTCTGCTGTCAGCAAAGCCGTCTCCCTGGGGGCCTGGGACGCCTCTGCGGCTGATGGAGGGCTCCATATGAATCCCAGAACCACTGTCAGCCCAATGCACCCTACTGCCCTGGCCGCTTTTTCTCTCACGTCTCCTGTTTCATTTTTCACCGCTGCTCCCAAAGCAGAGAGCAGCTTTAAACATTTCATGTCCGCCTTCTCTTCCTCCTCTCTCTTCTCTGCTCCATTTTCCGTTTTCCAGCACAGCTTCTCAGCGCCTGCAGGCAGATTCAAAGCTGACTGCACTCCCTCCCGGCAGAATTTTGCCGGAATTTTTTTACGCTCTTCCATGTCTCTGTTGGAAAACATCTGTTTCGATACTCTGAATTTTAGGCCAGATCTGGCCGGAACTAATCGAGAGTGAACACTCTCGGAAGTTACGTTTATATTATCACTTTTTGGATGATATTTCAACCTTATTTTAGAATTAAATGGTTAGAATTTAAAATTATTTAATATAATTTTTTATATTTGTTTTATTATACAGAATATTTTTAACATTTTACGCAAACACTGTATTTTCTTCTGCCAGGCAGGCGAGGAATCTCCATGCAAGGGAGCTGCTGTGGAAAATTTTCAGAATCCTGCCCATACACAGAAGGAGGAGGCCCGTTTCCTGTGCCCCCTCCTTCTGTTCTTTTATCTTCTTTTCTTTTATTTTCTGAGCTGTTTTCTTTTCCCTTGTATTTCCCTATTCTTCTGCTTTCTGCTCTTCTTCCTGGGAAACCTCAATTCCGAGCTCTTTCAGCTGCTTTTCGTCAACCGGAGACGGAGCCTCTGTCATCAGACAGGATGCATCCTTCACCTTCGGGAAGGCGATCACGTCGCGGATGCTGTCTGCACCAACCATGAGCATGACCATACGGTCAAGGCCGTAGGCAAGGCCGGCGTGAGGCGGAACTCCGTACTTAAAGGCCTCTAACAGGAAGCCGAACTGCTCGTTTGCCTGTTCCTTTGTGAAGCCCAGCACTTCGAACATCTTGGACTGAATGTCGCTCTGGTGGATACGGACGGAACCGCCGCCCATCTCCGTACCGTTTAACACGATGTCGTAGGCCTTTGCGCGGACAGCTCCCGGATCGGTGTCGATCAGAGCCAGATCCTCCTCCATAGGCATCGTGAACGGATGATGCATGGCCACGAAGCGGCCCTGCTCCTCCGAGTACTCGAGAAGCGGGAACTCTGTCACCCACAGGAACTTAAAGTCATCCTTCTTTAACAGGTCAAGCTGTCTTGCCAGCTCCAGACGCAGGTTTCCGAGTACGTCGAACACAACCTTGTCCTTATCTGCGGCAAATAAAAGCAGATCGCCGGGCTTTCCGTCCATAGCCTTCACCAGGGCTGCCAGCTCCTCCTCTGTCATGAATTTTGCAAAGGAGGACTTATAGGAGCCGTCCTCAAGGACAGCCAGATAAGCCAGTCCCTTGGCGCCGAAGCCTTTGGCAAACTCAACCAGGGCGTCAATCTTCTTCCTCGGCATTCCTGCCTGGCCCTCTGCGTTGATACCCCGCACGGAGCCGCCGTTTTCCAGGGCGCTCTTAAATACCACGAACTGGCAGTCCTTCACTGTTTCCGACACATTTTTAAGCTCCATTCCGAAGCGGAGATCCGGCTTGTCGGAGCCAAAGCGGTCCATGGCCTCGCGCCAGGTCATTCTCTGAATCGGGAGCTGTAAGTCAAAGCCGCAGATTTCCTTGAACAGCTTCTTAAGCAGTCTCTCATTGACATCCAGCACATCGTCCACATCCACAAAGGACAGCTCCATATCGATCTGTGTAAACTCCGGCTGTCTGTCGGCGCGCAGGTCCTCATCCCTGTAGCACCTTGCGATCTGGAAGTAACGGTCATAGCCGGAGCACATCAGAAGCTGCTTGAACAGCTGGGGTGACTGGGGCAGCGCATAGAAGCTGCCGGGATGCACACGGCTTGGAACCAGGTAGTCTCTGGCTCCCTCAGGTGTGCTCTTGATAAGGGTCGGAGTTTCAATCTCCAGAAAGCCCTCCTCTGCCAGAAATGCTCTTGTCAGCGTTGTGACGCGGCTTCTTGTCATCAGATTCTTCTGAAGATCCGGCCTTCTCAAATCCAGATAGCGGTATTTTAATCTCAGCTCCTCCTTGGTCTTGGAATTCTCCTCAATAGGGAATGGCGGTGTCTCAGACTCGGAGAGGATCCGCAGGGCATTTGCGCGGATCTCGATGGCTCCTGTCTTTAAATTCTCATTGACAGCGCCGGAACGGGCCTCCACCTTTCCAGTAACTGCGATTACAAACTCACTTCTGAGCTTTTCTGCCTTGGCAAAGCTCTCAGAGCCGCAGTCTGCCTCCTCGAAAATAATCTGAAGCAGCCCGGAGCGGTCTCTTAAATCTACGAAGATAATTCCGCCCTTGTTTCTGCTTTTCTGGACCCATCCCATTACGGTGACGTTCTCACCGATATTTTCTGTGGACAGCTCTGTACATCTGTGGGAACGCTTCAGTCCCAGCATTGATTCTGCCATGATATGTTTCCTCCTGAACTTTGTGTATCTATATTCATCTGCAGAAGCCTTTCCGGCACATCCCTCCGGCACAGGCCTTCCGCATACCTGAACTTCTGCTTAACCAGAATGCTGTTTTTGCTTTTTTAAAGTTTCATTTCATTGGATGCCTGGTCTGCCTCTTACTTTAAGGCTTCTCTGTAAAACTCCTTAAACTCTGTGTAGCCGTCCTTCTGGAGCTGCTCCTTCTGGAACTTCTTGTTTTTGTTCATCTGGGCTACCAGCACCTGAACGCCTGCCTTTCTCTCCTCGGATGCCTCCTTTAACACCTGGGAAAGCTTCTCGCTTCCGATGTTTTTTTCAAAGAGGTATGCCTTCTTTCCTGACGCAGCCGGAACCTTAAAGCCATTGTCGAGAAGGATGGTGACAATTCTCTCAAAGCCGATGGAGAATCCGCAGGCCGGAGTATCCATGCCTGTAAACTTTCCGATCATCTTGTCATAGCGGCCGCCGCCGGCTACAGAGCCGCCGAAGCCCTCCATGGACACCTCGAAGATAGTTCCTGTATAGTATCCCATTCCCCTCACCAGAGTCGGATCAAATTCAATGCCAAACTCTGCCTCAGCTGTGGATGAAACTGTCTCCATAATATTTGCCAGCCCCTCAGCGGTTCCCTCCTTCAGTACCCCCTTCAGGGTTTCTCCGAGGGCGCGCACGCCTGCCGCATCATTTTTTACAGATGCCAGGAGCTCTCTGTAGCGGTCTACGCTCTCTTTTGCATAGCCCATCTCCATCAGCTCAGCGGCAACCCCGTCAAGGCCGATCTTATCCATCTTGTCCAGGGTGATAAACACCTTGTCGCAGTCATCCTCCGGGAAGCCGCAGTAGGATGCCATGGCCTTCAGAAGCTCTCTGTCATTGATCCGCACGGTAAAAGAATTATCGGGGCAGATACGGGACAGGGCGGTGGTTGTGGCTGTGATAAGCTCAATCTCTGCCAGGGAGGTGGGATCTCCTAAGATATCAATGTCGCACTGCACAAACTGTCTGAAGCGTCCCTTCTGTGGGCGGTCAGCACGCCAGACGCTTCCCACCTGAAGAGCCTTGAAGGGACTGGGCAGGTTTGCGGAGTTATTTGCATAGTAGCGGGACAGAGGAAGGGTCAGGTCATAGCGCAGACCTCCGTCCACAACGTCGCTCTCCTCCCTGGCTGTCTCCAGGTTGAGCTTCTCGCCCCTCTTTAAAATTTTGAAAATAAGCTTCTCATTGTCCCCTCCCTGCTTGCTGGTCAGGTTTTCAATGTGCTCCACGCACGGAGTTTCTATAGCTGAAAAGCCGAAGCTTCTGTAGGTTTCCTTGATCTTTGCGAGCACGTAGTCGCGGATTTCCATTTCTGCCGGTAAAATATCCTTCATCCCGGTTACTGGTTTTTTCTTTAAAGCCATGGTATTCACTCCTGTTTTCTATTCTGCACGCCCCGGCGGGGGCGGTCTTCTTCTGCGCCGCGAAAAAGCGGTCCGCCACAGGGCCGTCTCTTCAGCGGCAGGCCGGCTAAAGAGCCGTCTATGTTACATAGTAGCAGACATTTCAGGGATTGCAAGTCTTTTTATCAAATCCCTCATCCCTCCAGCTGGCGGATCAGCTTTTCCTTTCTCTCAAGCATCTCGTCCACCCGCTCGATATACTGCTCCACTTCCTTCACATTTTCCGCCCTCTCAAGGCGGTTTTCTCTTGGAAATACCACCTTTGTGGTGGTTCCGGCGCCGCAGGCCATAATGGTCTGCTTCTCCTCCATGATAAGAATATTGTAGATACAGGCCTTGCCTGGAACGCTGTAGCCCACATTCTCAAAATTCCCCGCCATGTTCTTCTGGCGGTAGAGATAGTAGGGCTCCATTCCCATCTCCCTCGCATAGCGGGCCGTCATGTCGATCATCTCCTGGGTCCCCGTTATTTTCAGGTTCCCGTACCGTTCTCTGAACATGTTGAGCCGCGCAGCCCTCTTGATGGCCAGGGAGTGGACAGTCAGGCTGTCCGGACGAAGCTCCTTGATCTGCTCCATGGTATTTCGGACATCCTCCTCGTCCTCCTCAGGAAGCCCCACGATCAGATCCATGTTGATGTTGTCAAAGCCCATCCTTCTGGCAAGGCGGAAGGTTTCCTTCACCTGCTCTACCGTATGGCGGCGCCCAATCAGATCCAGGGTTTCCTGCTTCATGGTCTGGGGATTGATGGAGATTCGGGTGATCCCGTGGTTTCTCAGAACCTGAAGCTTCTCCTCTGTGATGCTGTCCGGCCTTCCTGCCTCCACCGTAAACTCCTTCACCTGATCCATGGGGAAGGTTCTCTCCACCTTATCTAAAATGGCATCCAGATCCTCCGGGCTCAG is part of the Clostridium sp. M62/1 genome and harbors:
- the aspS gene encoding aspartate--tRNA ligase, producing the protein MAESMLGLKRSHRCTELSTENIGENVTVMGWVQKSRNKGGIIFVDLRDRSGLLQIIFEEADCGSESFAKAEKLRSEFVIAVTGKVEARSGAVNENLKTGAIEIRANALRILSESETPPFPIEENSKTKEELRLKYRYLDLRRPDLQKNLMTRSRVTTLTRAFLAEEGFLEIETPTLIKSTPEGARDYLVPSRVHPGSFYALPQSPQLFKQLLMCSGYDRYFQIARCYRDEDLRADRQPEFTQIDMELSFVDVDDVLDVNERLLKKLFKEICGFDLQLPIQRMTWREAMDRFGSDKPDLRFGMELKNVSETVKDCQFVVFKSALENGGSVRGINAEGQAGMPRKKIDALVEFAKGFGAKGLAYLAVLEDGSYKSSFAKFMTEEELAALVKAMDGKPGDLLLFAADKDKVVFDVLGNLRLELARQLDLLKKDDFKFLWVTEFPLLEYSEEQGRFVAMHHPFTMPMEEDLALIDTDPGAVRAKAYDIVLNGTEMGGGSVRIHQSDIQSKMFEVLGFTKEQANEQFGFLLEAFKYGVPPHAGLAYGLDRMVMLMVGADSIRDVIAFPKVKDASCLMTEAPSPVDEKQLKELGIEVSQEEEQKAEE
- the hisS gene encoding histidine--tRNA ligase, translating into MALKKKPVTGMKDILPAEMEIRDYVLAKIKETYRSFGFSAIETPCVEHIENLTSKQGGDNEKLIFKILKRGEKLNLETAREESDVVDGGLRYDLTLPLSRYYANNSANLPSPFKALQVGSVWRADRPQKGRFRQFVQCDIDILGDPTSLAEIELITATTTALSRICPDNSFTVRINDRELLKAMASYCGFPEDDCDKVFITLDKMDKIGLDGVAAELMEMGYAKESVDRYRELLASVKNDAAGVRALGETLKGVLKEGTAEGLANIMETVSSTAEAEFGIEFDPTLVRGMGYYTGTIFEVSMEGFGGSVAGGGRYDKMIGKFTGMDTPACGFSIGFERIVTILLDNGFKVPAASGKKAYLFEKNIGSEKLSQVLKEASEERKAGVQVLVAQMNKNKKFQKEQLQKDGYTEFKEFYREALK